A portion of the Thermoleophilia bacterium genome contains these proteins:
- a CDS encoding ATP-dependent helicase, with protein MLTDLTPSQHDAVIHPGGPLLVIAGAGAGKTRVLCRRLAWLVSEGADPGDILTLTFSAKAAAELRERAEAMMPGSHETLRVTTFHSYALDLVRSLGTDRDLAPVLRPVGTEERVLVLLERLGELGLTENDLRSDPVGVVRGFIERIDRCRDERVDPERYASWAAAALRGARGGREAADARDEVEFSRVFGLHDAWLAERGLEDFGRQITRAFDLLAHHHDLLTLTRERTRHVLVDEFQDTNHAQAELLYLVSAHAQSLVVVGDDDQGIYRFRGASAKNMADFRLRFPDAPVARLERNHRSTQSILDAAHAVVQPIVLREAKVLTALPGATGPVPAFWVAPDPAGQARAVAAEIRRLVEAGTPYEEVTVLMKAVRTEGRSIVAELEQQGIPHQVHGGTDLFDRREVRLALGWLRAATDPTDATAHLRVATDPALALPWAPAAQAVSDAVATGTQIWGSLGALGDDGRVRVLLDDLARTAAVAAPIDLVREVLDRTGIRVRALALGGAEGAARLGDLASLERLAAEIVSGDPGMDAVAMVRRINGLAGVGFRASGGVTDRLGVQVMTIHQSKGMEFDVVFVLGMTQGNFPGRERQRADIPDALLPEALPRGRDAYEAEQRRLLYVAMTRARRHLYLLTYRASGAGIGQRPSLFAEAARAALGDPAWVSVGVAPDRAVLAAVGDARARLDAALQRAAEAGAEGAADASALSDAAADAARALVAARAEVLAGPVVDPVPTPEPRVPRPGLTLSPTDIARYMTCPLAYRFASVDRVPPRHDPNRAVGHAVHATLEAHFRPGAPPQGANRVIARFAVELGRRGVSGTAVGIQAMDRVRRHIPGYLERVAKSRVRPVGVERAFSLHVGPHIVHGRIDRIDSHPQGGHQLVDYKSGRRPYQESESGRLVLVAYIEGARAAWSIEPRGAVLEYVLDGDHRSVHPDPGERAEALERIHEVADSISAGRFDPAPGWACRTCDFNLICPAQDR; from the coding sequence GTGTTAACGGACCTCACACCTTCCCAGCACGACGCGGTCATTCACCCCGGTGGCCCCCTGTTGGTGATCGCCGGCGCAGGGGCGGGCAAGACGCGGGTGCTCTGCCGACGCCTCGCTTGGCTGGTATCTGAGGGCGCGGACCCGGGGGACATCCTCACGCTCACCTTCAGCGCGAAAGCGGCCGCGGAACTCCGCGAGCGCGCCGAAGCGATGATGCCGGGGAGCCACGAGACGCTTCGGGTCACCACCTTCCACTCGTACGCCCTCGACCTCGTGCGGTCGCTCGGCACCGACCGTGATCTGGCTCCGGTGCTCCGACCGGTGGGAACCGAGGAGCGTGTGCTGGTGTTGTTGGAGCGCCTCGGGGAACTCGGCCTCACCGAGAACGACCTGCGGAGCGATCCGGTCGGCGTGGTGCGCGGCTTCATCGAGCGCATCGATCGCTGCCGCGATGAGCGGGTGGATCCGGAGCGATATGCGTCGTGGGCCGCGGCGGCACTCCGGGGGGCGCGGGGCGGACGCGAGGCCGCCGACGCCCGCGATGAGGTCGAGTTCTCACGGGTCTTCGGGCTTCACGATGCCTGGTTGGCCGAGCGCGGTCTTGAGGATTTCGGTCGCCAGATCACGCGGGCGTTCGACCTGTTGGCCCATCACCACGACCTTCTCACCCTCACCCGCGAGCGCACGCGTCACGTTTTGGTGGATGAGTTTCAGGACACCAACCACGCTCAGGCCGAACTCCTGTATCTCGTTAGCGCGCATGCTCAGTCACTGGTGGTGGTGGGCGACGACGACCAGGGTATCTATCGCTTCCGCGGCGCCTCGGCCAAGAACATGGCCGACTTCCGGCTGCGATTTCCCGATGCGCCGGTGGCACGCCTCGAGCGGAACCACCGGTCCACACAGTCGATCCTCGACGCCGCGCATGCCGTGGTGCAGCCGATTGTGCTGCGTGAGGCAAAGGTGCTCACGGCCCTTCCGGGTGCTACCGGCCCGGTGCCGGCATTCTGGGTGGCTCCCGACCCGGCGGGGCAGGCACGCGCGGTTGCGGCGGAGATCCGGCGTCTGGTGGAGGCCGGTACGCCGTACGAGGAGGTCACCGTGCTCATGAAGGCGGTGCGCACCGAGGGCCGGTCGATCGTGGCCGAACTCGAGCAGCAGGGCATTCCGCACCAAGTGCACGGAGGCACCGACCTGTTCGATCGTCGGGAGGTCCGGCTGGCGCTCGGATGGCTGCGGGCCGCCACCGATCCCACCGATGCGACCGCCCACCTCCGGGTGGCCACCGATCCCGCCCTCGCGCTGCCGTGGGCGCCCGCCGCCCAGGCGGTGTCGGACGCCGTTGCCACCGGTACTCAGATCTGGGGTTCGCTCGGCGCCCTCGGTGATGACGGCCGGGTCCGCGTTCTGCTCGACGATCTGGCCCGCACGGCCGCCGTGGCGGCACCCATCGATCTGGTGCGTGAGGTGCTCGATCGCACCGGTATCCGAGTGCGTGCGCTCGCCCTCGGTGGCGCGGAGGGCGCTGCGCGGCTCGGTGATCTGGCATCCCTTGAGCGACTGGCAGCGGAGATCGTGTCGGGCGATCCAGGAATGGACGCCGTCGCGATGGTCCGTCGCATCAATGGCCTCGCCGGTGTCGGCTTTCGTGCGAGCGGTGGCGTCACCGATCGCCTGGGTGTGCAGGTGATGACGATCCATCAGTCCAAGGGCATGGAGTTCGACGTGGTGTTCGTGCTCGGGATGACGCAGGGCAACTTCCCCGGGCGCGAGCGGCAGCGGGCCGACATCCCCGACGCCCTGCTACCCGAGGCGCTGCCGCGTGGTCGCGACGCATACGAGGCGGAGCAGCGTCGCCTGCTGTATGTGGCGATGACGAGGGCGCGTCGCCATCTGTACCTCCTGACGTATCGTGCGTCCGGCGCCGGCATCGGCCAGCGGCCATCCCTGTTCGCAGAGGCCGCACGCGCGGCGCTGGGGGATCCGGCGTGGGTTTCAGTGGGGGTTGCCCCCGATCGTGCCGTGCTCGCGGCCGTGGGTGATGCCCGTGCCCGACTCGACGCGGCTCTTCAGCGCGCGGCGGAGGCGGGGGCCGAGGGCGCGGCCGATGCCTCCGCGCTCTCGGACGCTGCGGCCGATGCCGCACGCGCGCTCGTGGCGGCGCGCGCGGAGGTACTCGCGGGACCCGTTGTGGACCCGGTGCCCACCCCTGAGCCCCGCGTGCCGCGCCCGGGTCTCACGCTCAGTCCAACGGACATCGCGCGGTACATGACCTGCCCACTGGCGTACCGGTTCGCCAGCGTGGATCGGGTGCCACCGCGGCACGATCCCAACCGGGCGGTGGGGCACGCCGTCCATGCCACCCTCGAGGCGCACTTTCGGCCGGGTGCGCCGCCTCAGGGGGCCAACCGGGTGATCGCCCGATTCGCCGTCGAACTCGGGCGGCGTGGGGTGTCCGGGACCGCCGTGGGTATCCAGGCGATGGACCGTGTTCGCCGTCACATACCCGGCTATCTCGAACGCGTCGCCAAATCCCGCGTGCGACCGGTGGGCGTGGAGCGTGCATTCAGCCTGCACGTGGGTCCGCACATAGTCCACGGTCGAATTGACCGCATCGATTCCCATCCGCAGGGCGGGCACCAACTCGTGGACTATAAGAGTGGTCGCCGCCCATATCAGGAGAGTGAGTCGGGTCGACTGGTGCTGGTCGCGTATATCGAGGGGGCCCGTGCGGCGTGGTCCATCGAGCCGCGTGGCGCCGTGCTTGAGTATGTGCTGGACGGCGATCACCGGTCCGTGCATCCCGATCCCGGTGAGCGCGCCGAGGCGCTGGAGCGTATCCACGAGGTGGCCGATTCCATCTCGGCTGGCCGGTTCGATCCCGCGCCGGGGTGGGCATGCCGTACGTGCGATTTCAACCTCATATGCCCCGCACAGGATCGTTAG